One Huiozyma naganishii CBS 8797 chromosome 4, complete genome genomic region harbors:
- the GAL11 gene encoding Gal11p (similar to Saccharomyces cerevisiae GAL11 (YOL051W); ancestral locus Anc_7.81), which translates to MNVAPGIETLTNDERARNVTELLQVLMDINDINGGNNETAEKMKVHVKNFESALYAKCSSKKEYLDSMRERVTAMKNTRDIRKKSSMNTAAAAATAKQQDIVLQQQQQQQQQQQQQQQQQQRQFQNNFNNEMQADGIGKPGNNGNFVPNTVNMNSRMFLNQQAQARQQAAQQLKTRQQQQQQDQRHQLTPEQQILINQMKVAPIPRELLQRIPKVPAGVNTWQQITELAQQKRFSPQDMQIAKEVYKIHQQLLYKSKMQQQARARAQVQAQAQVQAQAQAQVQNQNQGPLQSQPQMQSQPQAMNQKQGQQQRPMNRDGQQTVNVLNQISQIFTPEEQRTLLHEAMEACKQFQKTRYGANMADPDRQSFIRKYINQKALKKLQSMRMSQAAAVAANNGPIRQSIPDSRNASATNVVPPSASNFNNLSASGTSTAMGSQVPQLVPASQINSANVPNDKTNANAILLAQQQQQQTPQPQKPADAVRQQKANSKPLLHYLQPTQRDLETVRKISAEATKISLRLTDLTNAISAQEKEEIKRKLQLNQQLFAQVSNYAPQVYVFTKSEVFLKEVLQLRIFVKEILEKCAKGIYVVKLDTVDKLVMKYQKYWESMKLQLLRRQQLIQQQQTQPGGTPQQIERSNNGTAGAPDNAMMQQKRLQQIQQQMQNKQQWQLQQQQQQQQNMAAMNMNAFSPPASTNAPKSQNNMPQFNAGQLSGNAPDMKKRKTSATPQLPHAAHATATPDFHTISPMAVGQTGTSPVKDATGLHQRSKSSSKKLSPMNLNNGVSLNANALASGNKAATPTSLNNVGPSPSLVGRTGTIPQHSPTPSQSNAATGVSAVAPSPFKKEEDMLESLNVRKAEVVSRFKHRQELFQNSPIDTFLSTLADTFGIKDESMDPPVVKFSQQVIDQVNGTGRKKITKAAQRVRDKDVVDVEINDSNKLIMRSKVAKEGRSYGIKLSSISDVFGQATGIHDYDMCVGLMTDFDKTGSGIGRKRKMDDSMLGDEVSPSTGSLMGDSKRVKIDSPDDMFVDDHIKMNGPRNMNTGGTTNADKSANIWNWGFWTPEMGAVENA; encoded by the coding sequence ATGAACGTGGCTCCCGGGATTGAAACGTTGACGAACGACGAGCGTGCTCGGAATGTCACGGAGTTGCTACAGGTGCTGATGGATATCAACGATATCAATGGTGGGAACAACGAGACCGCAGAGAAAATGAAAGTTCATGTGAAGAATTTTGAGTCAGCGCTGTACGCAAAGTGTTCGTCAAAGAAAGAGTATTTGGATTCTATGCGGGAGAGAGTCACCGCTATGAAGAACACAAGGGATATCAGGAAGAAATCAAGTATGAATACGGCCGCTGCAGCGGCTACTGCGAAGCAACAGGATATAGTCctacagcaacaacaacaacagcaacagcaacagcaacagcaacagcaacagcagcaacggcAATTCCaaaacaacttcaacaacgaaaTGCAGGCAGACGGGATAGGGAAACCCGGGAACAATGGAAACTTTGTGCCCAACACTGTCAACATGAACTCCAGGATGTTCCTGAACCAGCAAGCGCAGGCACGGCAACAGGCTGCGCAGCAGTTGAAGACCagacagcagcaacaacaacaggatCAGAGGCATCAGTTGACTCCGGAACAACAAATCCTCATTAACCAGATGAAGGTGGCCCCAATCCCAAGAGAGTTGCTGCAAAGGATTCCAAAGGTCCCCGCAGGTGTTAACACCTGGCAACAGATTACAGAGCTCGCACAGCAGAAGAGGTTTTCGCCACAGGACATGCAAATCGCTAAAGAGGTATACAAGATCCACCAGCAACTCCTCTACAAGTCGAAAATGCAGCAGCAGGCAAGAGCTAGAGCTCAGGTTCAGGCGCAAGCTCAGGTCCAGGCTCAAGCGCAGGCTCAAGTCCAGAACCAAAATCAGGGTCCACTGCAGTCACAACCTCAGATGCAAAGTCAACCACAGGCGATGAATCAGAAACAGggacaacagcagcggccAATGAATAGGGACGGACAACAGACGGTCAACGTGTTGAACCAGATAAGTCAAATTTTCACCCCAGAGGAGCAAAGGACTTTACTCCACGAGGCAATGGAAGCTTGCAAGCAGTTCCAAAAGACAAGGTACGGCGCCAACATGGCTGATCCAGACAGACAAAGTTTTATCAGAAAGTATATTAATCAAaaagctttgaagaaacttcaaaGCATGAGGATGTCTCAGGCGGCAGCTGTGGCTGCCAACAATGGACCAATCAGACAGTCTATACCAGACTCCAGAAATGCATCTGCTACTAACGTTGTACCTCCATCTGCGagcaacttcaacaatttAAGTGCTTCTGGAACTTCGACTGCTATGGGCTCACAGGTACCGCAATTAGTCCCTGCAAGTCAGATAAATTCTGCTAATGTTCCTAACGACAAGACAAATGCTAACGCAATACTTCTTGcccaacagcaacagcagcagacTCCTCAGCCTCAGAAGCCGGCAGATGCAGTTAGACAGCAGAAAGCCAATTCGAAGCCTCTGCTACATTATCTGCAGCCTACGCAGAGAGATTTGGAGACCGTCAGAAAGATATCTGCCGAGGCAACTAAGATTTCGTTACGGCTGACTGATCTAACAAACGCGATTTCCGCGcaagagaaagaggagatcaagaggaaactgCAGTTGAACCAGCAGCTTTTTGCTCAGGTCAGCAATTACGCTCCTCAGGTTTACGTTTTCACCAAAAGTGAagtgtttttgaaggaggtATTGCAGTTGAGGATATTCGTCAAGGAGATATTAGAGAAGTGTGCAAAGGGGATATACGTCGTCAAACTGGACACCGTAGACAAACTGGTAATGAAGTATCAGAAATACTGGGAAAGCATGAAACTCCAGCTTTTGAGAAGACAACAGCTgatccaacaacagcagacaCAACCTGGTGGAACACCACAACAGATTGAGCGTAGTAATAATGGCACTGCTGGCGCCCCCGATAACGCCATGATGCAGCAAAAACGTCTACAGCAGATACAACAACAGATGCAAAATAAGCAACAGTGGCAAttacagcagcagcagcagcaacagcaaaatATGGCCGCGATGAACATGAATGCGTTTTCGCCACCTGCTTCGACGAATGCACCCAAGTCTCAGAATAATATGCCGCAGTTTAACGCTGGTCAGCTCAGTGGTAACGCCCCAGAcatgaagaaaaggaaaacatCCGCTACCCCCCAACTGCCTCACGCGGCTCATGCGACTGCTACTCCAGATTTCCACACGATATCGCCTATGGCTGTCGGTCAGACAGGAACTTCTCCCGTTAAGGATGCAACTGGACTGCACCAACGGTCGAAATCTTCGAGCAAGAAACTTTCTCCAATGAATCTAAATAATGGGGTTTCGCTGAATGCAAACGCACTTGCCAGCGGCAACAAGGCTGCTACTCCTACGAGTTTGAACAACGTGGGACCTTCTCCAAGTTTGGTGGGACGTACCGGTACGATACCGCAACACTCGCCAACACCTTCTCAAAGCAACGCTGCAACTGGTGTTTCTGCTGTGGCACCGTCGCCGTtcaagaaagaggaggacatGTTGGAGTCGCTAAATGTGCGGAAGGCTGAGGTCGTTTCTCGTTTCAAGCATCGCCAGGagcttttccaaaactcTCCAATAGACACGTTTCTATCGACTTTGGCGGACACGTTCGGCATCAAGGATGAGTCTATGGACCCGCCCGTTGTCAAGTTCTCGCAACAGGTCATTGACCAAGTTAACGGTACAGGGAGGAAGAAGATTACTAAAGCCGCGCAAAGAGTGCGGGACAAGGATGTAGTCGACGTGGAGATCAATGATAGCAACAAGCTTATAATGAGGAGTAAAGTGGCCAAAGAGGGCAGGAGTTATGGGATTAAGCTATCTTCTATCTCTGATGTGTTTGGGCAAGCCACGGGTATCCATGACTACGATATGTGCGTTGGTTTGATGACAGATTTTGATAAGACAGGTTCAGGGATtgggaggaagaggaaaatgGACGATAGTATGCTTGGAGATGAGGTATCACCGTCTACTGGTTCTCTTATGGGGGATTCTAAACGGGTTAAAATAGATTCACCTGATGACATGTTCGTTGATGATCATATTAAGATGAACGGTCCCCGCAATATGAACACTGGGGGCACAACGAATGCGGACAAGTCCGCTAATATTTGGAACTGGGGGTTCTGGACTCCTGAGATGGGAGCTGTTGAGAACGCATAA
- the FUN30 gene encoding DNA-dependent ATPase FUN30 (similar to Saccharomyces cerevisiae FUN30 (YAL019W); ancestral locus Anc_7.80), protein MVDSVDEIQVPQSSSPKKGQASSSSPLKISGSKDMSLKKFAFKPNELKAATVTQPDGATDGKVQSMAELEKEFPGFSSTLIQAVVKSNLFDFELARARLSRIKAQRETWSKNSPSPTPVGNSSIRPTQRFSGIGKTANATKSTKITVDKPKTSIFDRYSSVMQARGKGAAAILVSDLEASLGAKSKAGAYKKRKLVRGDAVTQLDKARDKLLEKRARKLMDKETSDTESEGDEEEEEGENNELTEDVESEGDEEYQDSGVSAMDIEEQTLKFLNEADPLDIADLSDTTFEKAQIIVSRRPYTSLVLFNDMDFMTEEELQQKEEQKATSRRRIKPKKEGERFLEKLEMSIRGYNAIESLLKKCSSYGTLISKQISKWGATVNGSDGSAQTGDADQLTAGEEVEGLQIMTVDDDEDNSDAVVDEFDEAESSATPTAPPTGEISDGEESNRRTTRAKTRVHEDGEAEDEDDEYVENFEEVDDSDDEEFGVDRKKFQVNKRGRKGLIKFFRGKPRLLSSEMELKDYQQTGINWLNLLYHNQLSCILADDMGLGKTCQVISFIAYLKQINEPGPHLIVVPSSTLENWLREFKKFCPALKVEPYYGSQQERADLRDILEKAEGQYDVMVTTYNLAAGNKYDVSFLRNRQFNVVVYDEGHMLKNSMSERFNKLMRIRGNFRLLLTGTPLQNNLKELMSLLEFIMPSIFISKKDSLAAVFKQKAKTTDDNKGHNPLLVQNAIKRAKTMMTPFILRRRKDQVLKHLPAKHSKVVICEMNETQQELYNREIQTVKDWRTGKLTSKEVKSKNLIMSLRKASLHPLLFRHIYKDRTIDQMSKAILREPAYAKDGNKQYIMEDMSYMSDYELHQLCLTFPKTLSKYRLENEEWMDSGKIVALRKILHDVIEVKREKIIVFSLFTQVLDILELVLNTLNYKFLRLDGSTAVNDRQGLIDTFYEDATIPVFILSTKAGGFGINLVCANHVVIFDQSFNPHDDRQAADRSHRVGQTKEVTIHTLVTRDSIEEKIHQLAKNKLALDTHVSGADAAADHTEATNPCLETAVEKGLLDDIIASV, encoded by the coding sequence ATGGTGGATAGCGTTGACGAAATTCAGGTACCACAGAGCTCTTCCCCAAAAAAAGGGCAAGCTTCATCGTCCTCCCCGCTGAAGATCTCAGGGTCTAAGGACATGTCATTGAAAAAGTTTGCCTTCAAGCCAAACGAGCTTAAAGCTGCTACTGTCACGCAGCCGGATGGTGCGACCGACGGCAAAGTGCAGTCGATGGCAGAGCTGGAGAAGGAGTTTCCAGGGTTTTCCAGCACACTTATCCAGGCTGTCGTCAAGTCCAACCTATTCGACTTCGAGCTGGCTAGGGCAAGGTTGAGTAGAATAAAAGCGCAGCGGGAGACTTGGTCTAAAAACTCACCGAGCCCGACACCCGTTGGTAACTCTTCTATTAGGCCGACGCAGAGGTTTTCTGGGATTGGGAAAACTGCTAATGCGACCAAGTCCACCAAGATCACCGTTGACAAACCAAAAACTTCCATTTTTGATAGATACTCGTCTGTTATGCAGGCTAGAGGCAAGGGAGCAGCGGCAATTTTAGTTTCTGATCTTGAAGCCAGCTTGGGGGCGAAGAGCAAAGCTGGTGCTTATAAAAAGAGGAAGCTGGTCAGAGGGGATGCCGTCACGCAGTTGGATAAGGCAAGGGACAAATTGCTTGAGAAAAGGGCCAGGAAGCTCATGGACAAAGAGACCTCTGATACTGAGAGTGAGGgggatgaggaggaggaagagggaGAGAACAACGAGCTTACCGAGGACGTTGAGAGTGAAGGTGATGAGGAATATCAGGATTCAGGTGTCAGTGCCATGGATATCGAGGAGCAGACATTAAAGTTTCTGAATGAGGCCGATCCGCTTGATATTGCCGATCTGTCGGACACGACTTTCGAGAAGGCACAGATAATTGTATCCAGGAGGCCCTACACTTCACTGGTGTTGTTCAACGATATGGATTTCATGACCGAGGAGGAACTACAGCAGAAAGAGGAACAGAAAGCAACATCGCGGAGACGTATCAAGCCCAAAAAGGAGGGGGAACGGTTTTTAGAGAAACTGGAGATGTCCATTAGGGGTTACAACGCCATCGAatctttgttgaagaaatgttCTTCGTACGGTACACTGATCTCTAAGCAGATATCCAAATGGGGGGCCACAGTCAACGGATCTGATGGGTCTGCGCAGACGGGGGATGCTGATCAGTTGACAGCCGGAGAAGAGGTTGAAGGTTTGCAGATCATGACTgttgatgacgacgaggataaTTCTGATGCTGTCGTCGATGAATTTGATGAAGCAGAATCAAGTGCCACACCAACAGCCCCACCAACAGGAGAGATTAGTGATGGCGAGGAGTCGAATCGAAGGACAACACGCGCTAAAACTCGTGTACACGAAGACGGTGAGGCagaggatgaagatgatgagTACGTGGAGAACTTTGAGGAGGTGGACGATTCCGACGATGAAGAGTTTGGAGTGGATAGGAAGAAATTCCAGGTAAACAAAAGAGGTCGCAAGGGTCTCATAAAGTTCTTCAGGGGCAAACCAAGATTGTTGTCTTCAGAAATGGAGTTGAAGGATTACCAACAAACTGGTATCAACTGGCTGAACCTGCTCTACCACAACCAACTGTCATGCATCCTTGCAGACGACATGGGTTTGGGTAAGACCTGTCAAGTTATTTCCTTTATTGCatacttgaaacagatcaaCGAACCGGGCCCACACTTGATTGTCGTTCCATCCTCGACGTTAGAAAACTGGTTGAGagaattcaaaaaattttgccCCGCTTTGAAAGTAGAGCCTTACTACGGGTCCCAACAGGAGAGGGCAGACCTACGTGAtattttggagaaggcCGAGGGTCAATATGATGTTATGGTGACCACGTACAATTTAGCCGCCGGCAACAAGTACGACGTTTCGTTTTTAAGAAACCGTCAATTCAACGTTGTTGTGTACGATGAGGGCCACATGTTGAAGAATTCCATGTCTGAACGgttcaacaagttgatGCGGATTCGAGGGAATTTCAGACTGCTGCTGACCGGTACACCATTGCAAAACAATCTGAAGGAGTTGATGTCTCTTCTTGAGTTTATCATGCCGTCGATCTTCATTTCCAAGAAGGATTCCCTAGCCGCAGTATTCAAGCAGAAGGCGAAGACTACCGATGACAACAAGGGCCACAACCCACTGTTGGTACAGAATGCCATCAAGAGGGCcaagacgatgatgactCCGTTTATTCTGAGGAGACGCAAGGACCAAGTGCTGAAACATCTTCCTGCAAAGCACAGTAAAGTAGTCATTTGTGAGATGAATGAAACGCAGCAAGAACTGTACAACCGTGAGATCCAGACGGTCAAGGACTGGCGTACGGGCAAGCTGACCTCGAAGGAGGTCAAGTCGAAGAATCTGATCATGTCCCTCCGGAAGGCCTCCTTGCATCCGCTTCTATTCCGgcacatatataaagaccGAACGATAGACCAGATGAGTAAAGCGATATTGAGGGAGCCCGCGTACGCGAAGGACGGGAACAAACAGTACATCATGGAGGACATGAGTTACATGAGCGACTACGAGTTGCACCAGTTGTGTCTCACTTTCCCGAAAACGTTGTCCAAGTACCGTCTCGAAAACGAGGAGTGGATGGACTCCGGGAAGATTGTTGCCCTGAGGAAGATCCTCCACGACGTCATCGAAGTGAAGCGAGAAAAAATTATCGTCTTCTCGCTATTCACGCAGGTGCTGGACATCCTTGAGCTGGTGCTGAACACGTTGAACTACAAGTTCCTGCGGCTGGACGGGTCCACCGCCGTGAACGACCGCCAGGGGCTCATCGACACATTCTACGAGGACGCGACCATCCCAGTCTTCATCCTCTCCACGAAAGCAGGAGGGTTCGGCATCAACCTTGTGTGTGCGAACCACGTGGTCATTTTTGACCAGTCCTTCAACCCTCACGATGACCGACAAGCGGCAGACCGGTCGCACCGGGTCGGGCAAACGAAGGAGGTCACGATCCACACACTAGTGACAAGGGACTCCATCGAGGAGAAAATCCACCAGCTCGCAAAGAACAAGCTCGCCCTCGACACGCATGTCAGCGGCGCAGATGCCGCCGCTGACCACACGGAGGCCACGAACCCATGCTTAGAAACTGCCGTCGAGAAGGGCCTGCTGGACGACATCATAGCGTCTGTGTAA
- the LDS1 gene encoding Lds1p (similar to Saccharomyces cerevisiae YAL018C; ancestral locus Anc_7.85), protein MSFAGSVVLAAIGAASYKYDPHQQSVPHPLLGVSLREFPQGVYWTKVIQLRVALGAMLLNFFGDFFTGAPFAYPFKAVAHFARNAKRYSHTMLSGLIVYLISFSIVLFVYWATVAPLYAAFFALLGPLGLVLAGVHSVLHANMLTMMFMRLAHISNPAVLDCINGPQGIIDFRPDVPVRYYVPFMTWYFWLYHMPLRASQMVLGLIVLLVLLAVSSFPLLGPVMFTVIVSPWIAKIYLSKLFRMDGLSKRDRENHFVEHMGFFVSFGLAAGLLEVLPILSGFVLTTNSIATALWFIDSK, encoded by the coding sequence ATGAGTTTTGCAGGTTCGGTCGTGTTGGCTGCGATAGGGGCGGCCTCGTACAAGTATGACCCGCACCAGCAGTCTGTCCCACACCCTCTGCTCGGGGTTTCCCTCAGAGAGTTCCCGCAGGGTGTATACTGGACTAAGGTGATACAGTTGCGTGTTGCATTGGGGGCAATGCTTCTTAACTTCTTCGGGGACTTCTTCACGGGGGCACCCTTCGCGTACCCGTTCAAAGCGGTAGCTCATTTCGCTCGAAACGCAAAAAGGTACTCGCATACAATGCTCTCAGGGCTTATCGTGTACCTGATCAGTTTTAGTATCGTGTTGTTTGTCTATTGGGCCACCGTGGCACCACTGTACGCTGCGTTTTTCGCTCTACTGGGACCTCTAGGGCTTGTGCTAGCTGGGGTCCATTCTGTGTTGCACGCAAACATGCTCACCATGATGTTTATGCGGTTGGCTCACATATCTAACCCTGCTGTACTAGATTGTATTAATGGACCTCAGGGGATTATCGATTTTAGACCAGACGTACCTGTACGTTACTATGTCCCCTTTATGACGTGGTATTTTTGGTTGTACCATATGCCCCTGCGTGCCTCACAAATGGTCCTAGGGTTAATAGTGCTTTTAGTGCTCCTTGCCGTGTCCAGTTTCCCCCTCTTGGGGCCCGTGATGTTCACAGTGATCGTATCTCCCTGGATCGCAAAGATATACCTCTCGAAACTATTCAGAATGGATGGGCTCAGTAAGAGGGACAGAGAGAACCACTTCGTGGAACACATGGGGTTCTTCGTCTCCTTTGGTTTAGCGGCAGGACTCCTAGAGGTCCTTCCGATCCTGTCAGGGTTCGTCCTCACTACAAATTCAATCGCTACAGCACTCTGGTTTATCGACAGCAAGTAA